From Oscillospiraceae bacterium, a single genomic window includes:
- a CDS encoding endonuclease domain-containing protein — MFLYNQKLKQRARDLRNNATPQENKLWYGFLRTHPRRFLRQAIIGSYIVDFICHSQKLVIELDGQHHYTDVGKDYDAIRTNYLNGLGLHVLRFSNTEVDTSFQSVCNVIQQQLISR; from the coding sequence ATGTTTCTTTACAACCAAAAATTAAAACAACGGGCACGTGACTTGCGCAATAATGCTACACCGCAAGAAAATAAACTTTGGTATGGATTCTTACGTACACACCCTCGCCGTTTTTTACGACAAGCCATCATAGGCAGTTATATTGTTGATTTTATCTGTCACTCACAGAAGCTAGTCATCGAACTGGATGGGCAGCACCATTACACTGACGTAGGTAAAGACTACGACGCTATACGCACAAACTATCTCAACGGCTTAGGCTTACATGTTTTGCGATTCTCCAATACAGAAGTAGATACATCTTTTCAAAGCGTCTGCAACGTTATCCAACAACAATTAATTTCACGCTAA
- the mutS gene encoding DNA mismatch repair protein MutS, whose amino-acid sequence MSQKKPLTPMMQQYYDLKNENEGYILFYRLGDFYEMFDHDARLVSSELDLVLTTRDRNVPPEEQTQMCGVPYHSSEAYIARLIERGYSIAVCEQMGDPALAKGLVERKVVRYLTPGTVTESTCLDESTNNYLCALAFNEDGVGLCFADISAGQIFATSLSKEDGVAALCDELARFNPREIILAKTAEPWGDCLTTHPAAISRTDDEAWQLKTARKAAEELFGNNIHGDDWLITAVGATTAYLRKTQQQLDGLLDKLQIYRPELYVSLDASSRRHLELTESLSGGKRGSLLSVLDKTVTPMGKRLLRNRIDRPLRSTDAVSARLDAVQTLHGNTMLRSECMDAMKSMADMERLIARICANTANARDVTALSAACLQVALLKQQTTAFKGQLLLDIDTRIEPLNDIALMINEVLVDTPPLKLSEGGLIKHGCHQEVDDLRTIMRDTKELVANMETAERERTGIKALKVSYNRVFGYYIEISKLHSDKAPAHYDRKQTLVNCERFITPELKEMEATILTAKDRLQALEEELFAKLRVDVAKHAERIRRTATAIAELDVLCSAAAVAVANDYCRPYCNDGDAINIREGRHPVVEALLRDAPFVPNDTLLDRHEETIAIITGPNMAGKSTYMRQVALIALMAQMGFFVPAKEAMIGMVDAVFTRIGASDDLTGGRSTFMVEMTEVSHILTHATPKSLLILDEIGRGTSTFDGMAVAQAVLEHIAKKIGARSLFATHYHELTDMERDLSNVVNYNVTAKKRGEDIVFLRKVVRGAAEGSYGVEVAKLAGLPKTVVTRAQTLLKTLEDNAARIETSGEAVAEKPQLSLADLSALELVLQLASIAPDTLTPIEAMNTLAELHGKARDVRA is encoded by the coding sequence ATGTCACAAAAGAAACCCTTAACGCCCATGATGCAACAATACTACGACCTCAAGAACGAAAACGAGGGTTATATCCTGTTTTATCGGCTGGGCGACTTTTACGAGATGTTTGACCATGACGCGCGTTTGGTCAGCTCTGAGCTTGATTTGGTGCTGACGACGCGTGACAGAAACGTGCCGCCCGAGGAACAGACACAGATGTGCGGCGTACCGTATCATTCGAGCGAAGCGTACATCGCGCGGCTAATCGAGCGCGGGTATAGCATTGCCGTTTGTGAGCAGATGGGCGACCCGGCACTTGCCAAAGGATTGGTTGAGCGCAAAGTTGTGCGCTATCTCACGCCCGGTACGGTCACTGAAAGCACCTGTTTGGACGAGAGCACCAACAATTATCTCTGCGCCTTAGCATTTAACGAAGACGGCGTGGGATTGTGCTTTGCCGACATTTCGGCGGGGCAAATTTTCGCCACATCGTTATCAAAAGAAGATGGCGTTGCCGCGCTGTGCGATGAATTGGCGCGATTTAATCCGCGGGAAATTATCCTTGCCAAAACCGCTGAGCCGTGGGGTGATTGTTTGACGACGCATCCGGCCGCTATTTCGCGCACCGATGATGAGGCGTGGCAGTTGAAAACGGCGCGAAAAGCCGCCGAAGAACTCTTTGGCAACAACATTCACGGCGACGATTGGCTGATAACGGCTGTCGGCGCGACGACGGCGTATTTGCGTAAGACGCAGCAACAGCTTGACGGGCTGCTTGATAAGTTGCAAATTTATCGACCCGAACTCTACGTTTCGCTCGACGCTTCATCCCGCAGACATTTAGAGTTGACCGAAAGCCTTTCGGGCGGCAAACGCGGCAGTTTGCTGAGTGTATTGGACAAGACAGTCACACCGATGGGTAAGCGGCTGTTGCGCAATCGTATTGACCGCCCACTGCGTTCGACTGATGCCGTCAGCGCTCGGCTTGACGCAGTGCAAACGCTGCACGGAAACACTATGCTGCGCAGTGAATGCATGGATGCTATGAAATCGATGGCCGACATGGAGCGCCTCATCGCACGCATTTGCGCCAACACCGCCAATGCGCGTGATGTCACAGCACTGTCGGCGGCTTGTCTGCAAGTGGCGTTGTTGAAACAGCAGACTACGGCATTCAAAGGGCAATTATTGCTTGATATTGATACGCGTATTGAGCCACTCAATGATATCGCACTAATGATTAACGAAGTGCTTGTCGATACACCGCCGTTGAAATTGTCCGAAGGTGGGCTGATTAAACACGGCTGCCACCAAGAGGTCGATGACCTGCGCACCATTATGCGCGATACCAAGGAATTGGTTGCCAATATGGAAACGGCTGAACGTGAGCGCACCGGCATTAAAGCCTTGAAAGTCAGCTACAACCGTGTGTTTGGCTATTATATTGAAATCTCAAAACTGCACAGCGACAAAGCCCCAGCGCACTACGACCGCAAGCAAACACTGGTCAACTGTGAGCGATTTATCACGCCGGAGCTTAAAGAGATGGAGGCCACCATCCTAACGGCAAAAGACCGCTTGCAAGCACTTGAAGAAGAGCTTTTTGCCAAGTTGCGCGTTGACGTCGCCAAGCACGCCGAGCGCATTCGCCGCACTGCCACCGCCATTGCCGAGCTAGACGTATTATGCAGCGCGGCGGCCGTGGCTGTGGCAAACGACTACTGCCGCCCATACTGTAATGACGGCGACGCCATCAACATCCGCGAGGGACGGCATCCTGTTGTTGAGGCGTTATTGCGCGACGCGCCCTTTGTGCCCAACGACACACTGCTTGACCGCCATGAAGAGACGATTGCCATCATCACCGGCCCCAACATGGCGGGTAAGTCAACCTATATGCGGCAGGTCGCGCTGATTGCGCTCATGGCGCAAATGGGCTTTTTCGTGCCGGCAAAAGAGGCGATGATCGGCATGGTAGACGCCGTTTTCACGCGCATCGGTGCCAGCGATGATTTAACAGGCGGGCGCTCGACTTTCATGGTAGAAATGACGGAAGTGTCGCACATTTTGACACACGCCACGCCCAAAAGCCTGCTGATTTTGGACGAAATCGGACGCGGCACCTCCACCTTTGACGGCATGGCTGTTGCGCAGGCCGTGCTGGAACATATCGCCAAGAAAATCGGCGCACGTTCGCTCTTTGCCACACACTATCACGAGCTGACCGACATGGAACGCGACCTGTCCAATGTTGTGAATTACAACGTCACGGCGAAAAAACGCGGCGAGGATATTGTATTCTTGCGCAAAGTCGTGCGCGGCGCGGCAGAGGGCAGCTACGGCGTAGAAGTAGCCAAATTGGCAGGATTGCCGAAAACTGTTGTCACTCGTGCGCAGACGTTGCTAAAAACCTTGGAAGACAACGCGGCGAGAATTGAAACATCAGGCGAAGCTGTTGCCGAAAAGCCGCAGTTGTCGCTGGCCGATCTGTCGGCATTGGAGCTTGTACTGCAACTGGCAAGCATTGCACCGGATACATTGACGCCGATTGAAGCAATGAATACGTTGGCGGAGCTGCATGGAAAGGCGCGGGACGTGAGGGCGTGA
- a CDS encoding helix-turn-helix domain-containing protein has product MKPRQVLLGDKNIVGAKVYTLRTKRKIKQKDFLAQLQVLGMDISATGLSRLEGQHRLVQDFEVVFLANALNVTVNHLLDA; this is encoded by the coding sequence ATGAAGCCACGGCAAGTATTACTCGGCGACAAAAATATTGTCGGCGCGAAAGTCTATACACTGCGAACCAAACGCAAAATTAAACAAAAGGATTTTCTCGCACAATTGCAAGTGCTTGGCATGGACATCAGCGCGACAGGGTTGTCGCGTTTGGAGGGACAACACCGCCTTGTGCAAGACTTTGAAGTCGTATTTTTGGCAAATGCGTTGAATGTCACCGTCAACCACTTGCTAGATGCGTAG
- the miaA gene encoding tRNA (adenosine(37)-N6)-dimethylallyltransferase MiaA — translation MSHVIAILGPTASGKSALAMQLACKHNGEIVSCDSAQIYRGMDIGTAKPTRQDRAEIPHHMLDIADPRESYTAARYADEALQCIEDIRQRGKAAVVCGGTGFYWRSLYRGLSDAPKGDLALRARLDLHDGQDLHDRLAVVDPVSAANIPVNNKRRVIRALEVFELSGKPLSSFEAHGAPRFDAEVLALRCDRAVLYDRIERRVDAMIESGLLDEIRGLLDNSVSPSSQAMQAIGYKEFIGVIQNKLPLEEAVSQCKQNTRRYAKRQMTWLARENDMRWIDV, via the coding sequence ATGAGCCATGTCATTGCCATCCTCGGGCCGACGGCATCTGGCAAAAGCGCGCTTGCCATGCAACTGGCGTGTAAACATAACGGAGAAATTGTCAGCTGTGATTCGGCGCAAATTTATCGCGGCATGGACATCGGCACAGCAAAACCCACACGGCAAGACCGCGCCGAAATCCCTCACCATATGCTCGACATCGCCGACCCGCGTGAGTCATACACTGCCGCACGTTATGCCGATGAGGCTTTACAATGCATTGAAGACATCCGGCAACGCGGCAAGGCGGCCGTTGTGTGCGGCGGCACGGGATTTTATTGGCGTTCGCTGTACCGTGGGCTTTCAGACGCGCCGAAAGGCGACTTGGCCCTTCGAGCTAGACTAGACTTACACGACGGCCAAGATTTGCACGATAGGCTTGCCGTTGTTGACCCTGTTTCGGCTGCTAATATTCCTGTCAACAACAAACGCCGCGTCATTCGTGCTTTAGAAGTCTTCGAGCTGTCGGGCAAGCCGCTATCGAGTTTTGAAGCTCATGGTGCACCGCGTTTTGACGCCGAAGTTTTGGCGTTGCGCTGTGACCGCGCTGTTTTATACGACCGAATTGAACGGCGCGTGGATGCTATGATCGAGAGCGGTTTGCTTGATGAGATTCGAGGTTTGCTTGACAACAGCGTAAGTCCGTCATCGCAGGCTATGCAGGCGATCGGATACAAAGAGTTTATCGGTGTTATTCAGAACAAGTTGCCATTGGAAGAGGCCGTCTCGCAGTGTAAGCAGAACACACGACGGTATGCCAAACGGCAGATGACGTGGTTGGCGCGGGAAAATGATATGCGATGGATTGATGTGTAG
- the miaB gene encoding tRNA (N6-isopentenyl adenosine(37)-C2)-methylthiotransferase MiaB, whose protein sequence is MTLFIRTFGCQQNVRDSEMAAGLLTAQGYALCDAPEAAHVIFINTCTVRDHAENKALSYIGRLKFLKRKNPELRIIVCGCMVAQPDMAKKLQNEFPQIDIIIAPDALPKLPELLRHSLSDGTRAVDIEEDDAWHEQLPVVRGSSGQNGKRDALVTVMRGCDNYCSYCIVPYVRGRERSRGVGDIVDEITQAIAEGYKTIMLLGQNVNAYRDGDCDFPALLRKINALDGNFSISFMTSHPKDANLALFQAMADCSKVEKHLHLPFQAGSDAMLSAMNRKYTREEYLTKIEQLRELIPDVRLTSDVIVGFPSESDADFEDTLSLLETVRFKQLFTFLFSPRKDTPAASMENVVPEDVKKARFMRLLEVQRTIENTKL, encoded by the coding sequence ATGACTTTATTTATCCGAACATTCGGTTGCCAACAAAACGTCCGCGACAGTGAAATGGCGGCAGGGCTGCTGACAGCGCAAGGTTATGCGTTGTGCGATGCGCCGGAGGCTGCCCATGTCATTTTCATCAACACCTGCACCGTGCGCGACCACGCCGAAAACAAGGCGTTAAGCTACATCGGGCGGCTAAAATTTTTGAAACGCAAGAATCCGGAATTGCGCATTATCGTCTGCGGTTGCATGGTGGCACAGCCGGATATGGCTAAGAAATTGCAAAACGAGTTTCCGCAAATTGATATTATCATTGCACCGGATGCTTTGCCGAAATTGCCCGAGCTTTTGCGCCATAGCTTGTCTGACGGCACGCGGGCTGTCGATATTGAAGAAGACGATGCTTGGCACGAGCAGTTGCCGGTTGTGCGCGGCTCTTCGGGACAGAATGGCAAGCGCGATGCTTTGGTAACCGTTATGCGCGGGTGCGATAACTATTGCAGCTACTGCATTGTACCGTATGTGCGCGGACGCGAGCGCAGTCGTGGTGTTGGCGATATTGTAGACGAAATTACGCAAGCCATTGCCGAGGGCTACAAGACTATTATGCTGCTTGGACAAAATGTCAACGCCTACCGCGACGGCGACTGCGACTTTCCGGCACTCTTGCGCAAAATTAACGCACTAGACGGTAACTTTTCCATCAGCTTTATGACCAGCCACCCCAAGGACGCGAATTTGGCGCTGTTTCAAGCCATGGCAGACTGCAGCAAAGTTGAAAAACACCTACACCTGCCGTTTCAGGCGGGCAGTGACGCCATGCTTTCCGCAATGAACCGCAAATACACACGAGAGGAATATTTGACGAAAATTGAGCAATTGCGCGAGCTGATTCCCGATGTGCGCTTGACGAGCGACGTGATCGTCGGCTTTCCCAGCGAGAGCGATGCGGATTTTGAAGACACGTTGTCGCTGCTGGAGACCGTGCGGTTCAAGCAATTGTTTACATTTCTGTTTTCGCCGCGTAAAGATACGCCGGCGGCAAGTATGGAGAATGTTGTGCCGGAGGATGTGAAGAAGGCACGATTTATGCGGTTGTTGGAGGTGCAGAGGACGATTGAGAACACAAAATTGTAG
- a CDS encoding VOC family protein, which yields MKSNITGLAHIGIFVKDIGKSIDFYKRLGFTLDNNEQTDNGTRLSFLSAGTCLIELIGISEERTAGTVDHIAMTVDNIEQAVANAKANGINIDASRIMSAPMLGGIKNIFFTGPDGETLEFFEYCK from the coding sequence ATGAAATCCAACATTACAGGATTGGCTCATATCGGTATATTCGTCAAAGATATAGGCAAATCTATCGATTTTTATAAACGCTTGGGATTTACGCTTGATAATAACGAACAAACCGACAACGGAACCCGGCTTTCTTTTCTCAGTGCAGGCACATGTCTCATCGAATTGATTGGGATAAGCGAAGAACGTACCGCAGGGACAGTCGACCATATTGCTATGACTGTCGATAATATCGAGCAAGCTGTCGCAAACGCCAAAGCAAATGGTATCAACATAGACGCGTCACGTATTATGAGCGCGCCTATGCTCGGCGGCATAAAGAACATATTCTTTACAGGTCCGGACGGAGAAACATTGGAATTTTTCGAATATTGCAAATAA
- the mutL gene encoding DNA mismatch repair endonuclease MutL, translating into MPNIRKLPQHIADMIAAGEVVERPANAVKELLENAIDAHAQRITVEIEKGGVVFMRVTDDGHGMDADDMRMAFERHATSKITQAEDLDAIVTLGFRGEALAALSAVSRATMTSRQQGSEIGHEIRVEASNVIDVQNVGCPIGTTVTVRDLFYNIPARYKFLKKDSTEAGYIQSAVMRAALAHPEISVRFIKDGQEIFQTPGDNNLQSAIYCLYGRDIANNMLTVGDTYDGIGVTGFTGNPSIARGNRAMQIFIVNGRPVSAKVMMAALEEAYSKTIISGRFPICVLHLDIDPGDCDINVHPAKSEVKFMREKTVFEAIYIAVRNALQMTDGVVRPDFRSVETPAGDSHPSIPRQDANERRNENITPYAPSPQMTLQQSIVPFVRNADVIGDATPSVPQSSPTPPSITDTPCAPLHTEAQRTEDTAPYTTPTSSPQTTLDPITPCRVIGEALGGYILIEEEGQILLLDKHAAHERILYEKWRDSQPEILSQQLLAPIVVRCEPTQWAILTQQQELLAKIGFELEDYGDGSLLLRAIPHDIDPSQATAMLDEVATLLQNGHRTKQLRTRDEALKQLACKAAIKVGGSSQYAEIESLANAVMGNPDLRYCPHGRPVLVALSRKAIEKLFLRA; encoded by the coding sequence ATGCCAAACATACGCAAATTACCACAACACATCGCCGACATGATTGCTGCCGGCGAAGTTGTTGAGCGCCCGGCAAACGCTGTCAAAGAATTGCTCGAAAACGCCATTGACGCCCATGCTCAACGCATTACCGTTGAAATCGAGAAGGGCGGCGTGGTATTTATGCGCGTTACCGATGATGGCCACGGCATGGATGCTGATGATATGCGTATGGCATTTGAGCGGCATGCCACCAGCAAAATCACGCAGGCGGAAGACCTTGATGCCATTGTGACGCTGGGCTTCCGCGGCGAGGCATTGGCAGCCTTATCCGCCGTCAGCCGTGCAACGATGACATCACGGCAGCAGGGTAGCGAAATCGGACATGAAATCCGCGTTGAGGCGTCAAATGTCATTGATGTGCAAAACGTTGGCTGCCCGATTGGCACAACTGTCACGGTGCGCGATTTGTTTTATAACATTCCCGCTCGCTATAAGTTCCTCAAAAAGGACTCCACTGAGGCGGGTTACATACAAAGCGCCGTCATGCGGGCAGCGTTGGCACACCCTGAAATTTCAGTGCGATTTATCAAAGACGGGCAGGAAATCTTTCAAACGCCGGGCGACAACAACTTGCAGTCTGCAATTTACTGCCTCTACGGGCGCGACATTGCCAACAATATGCTGACTGTCGGTGACACCTACGATGGCATTGGTGTTACGGGTTTTACCGGCAATCCATCCATTGCGCGCGGCAACCGTGCCATGCAGATTTTCATTGTCAATGGACGGCCTGTCAGTGCCAAAGTCATGATGGCGGCACTTGAAGAGGCGTACAGCAAAACGATCATATCGGGGCGGTTTCCCATATGCGTACTGCATTTAGATATCGACCCCGGCGACTGCGATATCAATGTACACCCGGCAAAATCGGAAGTCAAATTCATGCGCGAAAAAACAGTCTTCGAGGCGATATATATCGCCGTGCGGAACGCTTTGCAAATGACAGACGGTGTTGTGCGCCCGGATTTTAGGAGCGTTGAAACGCCCGCAGGGGATTCACACCCGAGCATCCCGCGACAGGACGCAAATGAACGTCGTAATGAAAATATTACGCCCTATGCGCCATCACCACAAATGACATTGCAGCAATCGATTGTGCCATTCGTACGAAATGCAGATGTTATAGGGGACGCTACCCCAAGCGTCCCACAAAGTTCACCCACACCACCATCTATTACAGATACGCCATGCGCGCCCTTACATACCGAGGCACAACGCACTGAAGACACCGCGCCCTACACGACCCCCACATCATCACCACAAACAACTCTCGACCCCATCACCCCCTGCCGCGTTATCGGTGAGGCGTTGGGCGGCTATATCCTCATCGAAGAGGAAGGGCAAATTCTGCTGTTAGACAAGCACGCCGCGCATGAACGTATTCTCTATGAAAAATGGCGTGACAGTCAGCCGGAAATCTTGTCGCAACAACTCCTTGCACCCATTGTCGTGCGGTGTGAGCCAACCCAATGGGCCATTTTGACACAGCAACAAGAATTGCTGGCAAAAATCGGCTTTGAGTTAGAAGATTATGGCGATGGAAGCTTGCTTTTGCGCGCTATTCCGCATGACATCGACCCTTCACAGGCGACGGCCATGCTCGATGAAGTGGCAACGCTATTGCAAAACGGTCATCGCACCAAGCAGTTGCGCACGCGCGACGAGGCATTGAAACAACTGGCGTGCAAAGCAGCTATCAAAGTTGGCGGCAGCAGCCAATACGCCGAAATTGAGTCACTCGCCAATGCTGTGATGGGCAATCCCGACTTGCGTTATTGCCCACACGGGCGACCTGTTTTGGTGGCATTGAGCCGTAAGGCAATCGAAAAATTATTTTTGAGGGCATGA
- a CDS encoding GNAT family N-acetyltransferase: MDYIIRHAHIGDVPRMSYVYATSWRTAFRGTLSDEYLDNLADDHWVETFTKNFNGEHVPAPRGLVCAVDGVVIGALHYGHSQDERWPDDGEICSCYMLPEFWGQNLGHAMISKAMEHLRFDGYKTAYLWVLDNNLRAQKAYARLGFTSEGTCNPMHFAGRNITNIRYVVQL, from the coding sequence ATGGATTATATCATAAGACACGCACACATTGGGGATGTGCCGCGTATGTCATATGTATATGCCACATCTTGGCGTACAGCATTTCGCGGCACGTTGAGCGATGAGTATTTAGACAATTTGGCCGACGACCATTGGGTAGAAACATTTACCAAAAATTTTAACGGGGAACACGTGCCTGCACCGCGTGGGTTGGTGTGCGCAGTTGACGGCGTAGTTATTGGCGCATTGCACTACGGCCACTCACAGGACGAGCGTTGGCCTGATGACGGCGAAATTTGCTCTTGCTATATGCTACCCGAATTTTGGGGACAAAATCTCGGCCATGCAATGATATCAAAAGCGATGGAACACCTGCGCTTTGACGGGTACAAGACTGCATACCTATGGGTGCTGGACAACAACCTACGCGCGCAGAAAGCGTATGCACGGCTTGGTTTCACGTCTGAGGGCACATGTAACCCTATGCATTTTGCAGGGCGCAACATTACCAATATTCGCTACGTGGTGCAATTATGA